Proteins encoded together in one Bactrocera neohumeralis isolate Rockhampton unplaced genomic scaffold, APGP_CSIRO_Bneo_wtdbg2-racon-allhic-juicebox.fasta_v2 cluster11, whole genome shotgun sequence window:
- the LOC126766237 gene encoding uncharacterized protein LOC126766237, producing the protein MTQTSTLSKPEMRNPETECLNFQVHNLSTFCEKLIKTPELWAPLENISIPTSPSCMLLNTYEFQMQNDSLKSITENPIFGDATPTLNLDEILELFDECNELPPSLLNNSSSPNQSDLDQSQLDLTATLMNFFQKEDIIPIFNETVPNATGDLYFI; encoded by the exons ATGACACAAACATCAACTTTGTCAAAACCTGAGATGAGGAACCCAGAAACAGAATGTTTAAATTTCCAGGTTCATAACTTGTCTACATTTTgtgaaaaacttataaaaacacCTGAGCTCTGGGCTCcactcgaaaatatttcaatacccACATCGCCAAGTTGTATGTTGTTAAACACATACGAATTCCAAATGCAAAATGATTCTCTTAAGTCAATTACAGAAAATCCTATATTCGGCGACG CTACACCCACACTAAATTTGGATGAAATATTAGAACTTTTCGATGAATGCAATGAACTTCCACCATCGCTACTCAATAACTCAAGTTCGCCCAACCAGAGCGATTTGGATCAAAGTCAGCTTGATTTAACAGCGACtctaatgaatttttttcaaaaggagGACATTATACCTATTTTCAATGAAACGGTGCCAAATGCAACAGGTgatctttatttcatttaa